A region of the Candidatus Zixiibacteriota bacterium genome:
CCGATCCCACCGGCGCCCCTAATCCTTTGGATAGACAGACCGAGACCGAATCAAATGGCGCAACCAATTTATCCAGCGGTATCCCCGTTGCTACATGTGCATTCCAGATACGAGCCCCGTCCAGATGCAGGATCAATCCCATTTCGTCGCACACTTCACGGACTTGCTTGATTTCCGACTGGGGCAGAATCGTTCCGCCATGACGGTTGTGCGTGTTTTCGAGAGCCACTATTCGCGTTCGGGGACAATGAATATCAATCGCCCGCACGTTGGCGCGAATCTGGTCGGCCGTGAGCATACCCCTCTCACTATCGAGCAGGTTGATCATCAAATGCGACAGAAGCGCCGGCGCTCCGACTTCGTAATTTACGATATGACACTCGCGCTCACACAACAGCTCCCAGCCCGGTTCGGTATGCGTTTTCAGGCAAACCTGGTTTCCCATCGTACCCGATGGAACAAACAGGGCGGCTTCGAATTTGAAAAGGTCGGCGCAGTAGGTTTCCAGCTCGATTACGGTGGGATCATCCCCCAGCACATCATCGCCCACCTCGGCAGTAGCCATGGCCTGACGCATCGCTGCTCCGGGACGGGTGACGGTATCGGATCGAAGATCGATTGGTTTCATACCGGACAATATACCGACTCGGAATGCGTCAAACAAGCCGACTGTGGCCGCCTTCGCGGACAGATACAAAAGAAAACGGGTCGTCCATAGGACGACCCGTTGCAAGGCCATAAATAAAAAAACTTAGTTGCAGACTACCACATTGTTCGCTTGTAAGTAGCCGGCCGATGTTTGTGAGGCATCGAACAGGACTTCCTGCCCCTCTCTTAAGGTCTTGTAGCCGTCCATGTTAATCGCAGTGTAATGAACGTATACATCCTGATCACGCTCTTCCGGAGAAATAAAGCCCCAGCCTCTTAAGTCGTTAAAATACTTAACCTTACCCTTCGACATAGATACTCCCGCGATTTTGCCTTAAGCCCCGAACTGCATAACCATTATACACGTGAGTTCAGAGGCGAACAAGAAAAAAGTTAGAGTACGGCTAGATTTGCGACATAACGCGTTCCAGCAAAGTCATCACCAACCCGGACAAGAGTGGAACGCTCACATTGTCATCGACGCCGAGCGGCAAAGCCTCCACTACCGCCGCCACCACCGCTCCGGTAATGCCCACCGACAGGGCCAGATCAGGCGCCACCAGCGCCACCGCGATCGTGCCGATCAGGCAGGCCGTTGAGCCTTCAAGCGATTTGTTCCAGAACTTATGTCGTCCGTAACGGCGTCCGATCAACGCCGCCAGAGTATCGCCGACAATGATAAACGCCAGGGCTGCTATCGTGACAGGCTTGGAAAAAATAATAACACAGATACAAACGGTGGTGAGAATATACGAGGCCCCGGTAAAATCACCCGCTTTCTCATGAGCTCGGATCATCCCCCCTTCGAATCGGTATGCGAATCCGGTCCAGAGCCACCACCCTTTAAACCGTGAGATATCGACTAGAACCATAGCCAGAGCGATCGGCACCATGATCGCCAGCATCTGCCCCTTGGAGAGACCAAGGAAATAATACCCGGCCGGGATCACCAACGCTCCGATGTGAGTGCCTTTACGAAGGAGTTCGCCGGCAAACGTTATCTGCCCGGCATCATTGTCCGGAGCTTTCGCCATGACCCTCCTGGCGCTGATCGACCGGTCTCAGATGTACGGGACTGATTTTATTGGGGAAACTGACATCGTATCGGGCATACAACATATCGCGGAATCGGCCGTAGACTTCCTGACTGTGCTTCCGCCGGAGTATTTTAGATATTTCCGGGCTGGCCTCATCGACACCTTTCGTCTCATGGCGATCCAAAACCTTAACGATATGGTATCCGAACTCTGTCTTCACCGGATGTGAGATATTACCGACTAAAGTCTGGATGGCGGCCCGCCAGACTTCTGCAGGAACATCATTTTTATTTATCCATCCGAGATCGGCCAGATCAACCCTGATTGATGATTCTCCCGGGTAGTATTGACGCGCCAGCTCCATAAAATCCACCCCGGCCAGAGCCTGATCTCGCACCAGTTCACCCATCATGCTGTCGGGAACGATGATATGTTGTACCTTCAAGGGCTTGTCTACTCGGAAATCAGCCAGATGCTTGTTGTAATAGGCTTCTATTTCTTCTTTTGAGGGCAACCAGGAAGGTTCAGCCTGATCCTGAGCAGCATATCGGCGAGCGAACGAATGTCGAATATCGTACTCCTGTTTGCAAACATAATCGAGCGTATCGATGCCGAGATCATGCGCCACTTCGAGCATCATCTTGCGATCGGCCAGATGATCGATCATTTCCCGTTTCATTTCAGACGTCGAATTATCGATTCGATTATTACCGCGATATGCTTCTTCCAAAGACCTGACTTCGTTGCAGTCGATAGTATCGGTTCCGTTCACCACCGCCACCCATTCCGACCGTTCGACCTTATAGATATTCGTATCAAGCAGTGGTTCGTTATAGACGATATCACGCGGCAGAGTTTTTATCGAATCGATAAGTGTTCGTCCCCGCTCGTTGGTTTTCATATTCGTCAATGTCTCTTTGGCTATTTGATAGAAAGACGTATCGAGCGGTTGGAGCCCGGTATTGAAATGTTGCGGCACCCAAATGATATGCCAGCCGTTATCGTCGGGGTAAGGTTCCGAAATCTGACCCGGCATAAGATTGAACGCAATCGAATCAAAAGGATCGTTATATGTGCCGCGCTTGGTCCATCCCACATAACCGCCGCGTTTATTGGAATGCGAATCATGTGAGTATTGCTGCGCCACCTTTTCGAAGACCATTCCGGAGTCGAGTCGGGCTTTGACTTCGAAGGCATAAGCTTTGGTATAGGCCTGAAGCGAATCCCAATCCATCGCTTTAAAAGCTATCGAATCGGGACCAAGCAGGAACCCCCGGTGAGAAATTAAAATATGGTAGAGAAGGACTTGCTCCTCCACCGAGAACAGATCCGGTCGGCTGTAGTAAAACTCAACTACTTCAGCCGAATCTATTTTTATCTCGTTCTTTATTTTTTCGTCAAAAAAGGCCTGAAGGAGGGCCGTGCTATACAAGTTCTGGTAACCGCGATAATCAGGATACGACTTCGATATATCGGTTTCATCGGCCAGAAAACCAACCAGGGTATCGACCAGAATACTATCCAGTACCGCTTTAATTGCTTCCGGTTCCATAACACCGCCGCCGGCCATACGATCGCTGTTGTACAACGAATCATAGAGGTCAGCCATCGTGATACCGAACCGATCATCTACCCGGGCAACGAAATCAGTATAGCCGGCTTTATCGGCCAGATAGATTGGGGTGGGTGGTTTACCGCATCCTGAAAGAGCGATAACAGCAATAAACGCAAGCAAACCTAGACGCTTATAAAACAACATGGTATCTCCGTAATAAAATCCACATACCTATCGTAAGACCTTGGAAAATTATACAATTATAAGGCAAAAACAAGCCAAAAGTCCCGCGCCGGGGCGACGCAGCTCGTCACCGGATCGGAGCATCGCCCGGCAGACAAGCTCCCTGGCTGCACGGGGCCACAGCGCCGGACTCGCACAGCGGGTGGCCTTGTGTCCCCGCACACGACAGTCGCGGCAAACGACTGTCCGGGCGCCCTGCCGGCCCCGTGGTGCAACAAATTGCGCGCTCGGCCGTCTGATCGGAAGACCCAGGCAAAGGAGAGTTATGCTTTCGATTCGATCAATCACCGCGATAGGCGTGTTGCTGGTCTGTTTCGCGCGGGCCACCGACGCGGCCGAGACAGTTATCGACGTTAGTTTTGACGACACCTCGGCGGCGGTCTCAGACCGTGCCCAGCCTCTGCATATCGTTACGGCCCGGCCGATCAGCCAAGCTTATTCCACCGGCGGCCTGTATTTGCTGTCGGGCTTCGCTCCCTCCGACGGTCTGTTCGCCGAGACGAATCAGGAGATGATCGACCGGCCCTGGATCGAGCAGCCGTGGCGTTTTTGTTCGGCTTTCGCCTGCGCCGGCGCCGGCACTTTCTGGGTCGGCCGCAACTGGGACAATCAGAACGTCGGGTCGATTCTGGTCAGTCTGTACTCTCCCCCGTCGGGTCATCGCTCGGTCTGTCTGAGTCGCGCCATTGATATCGGCTTCGGCGAGAATCTCGATCTGGCCGGGATGATTAGGAGCGATTATGGCGGTCGTTTCGACGTGGCCCCATTCTATGCCGTCGAAGGGATGAACGACGCCGGCCTGGTGGTCATCACCACCGGCATCAACACGATCCCCGTTCACGCCACGCCGGAGAAACGGCCTTTGTTTATCACTTATCTCATCCGGCAGATGCTCGACCGGTGCGGCACGGTCGCGGAAGCGGTCGCGCTGGCCGACCGGTTCACCCCGTTCGATCTCGACACCAACTCGCTGAGCTGCCATTTGCTCATTGCCGACAAGTCCGGCGCTTCGGTCGTGCTCGAACACGACGGCCACAAGTGGGCGTCATTCGCTCCCGAAGGCTCCTTTCAAATCATGACCAACAAGCCGCTGCTCGGTCTGAGCGACACCGACCTCAAATCGATCTGCTGGCGCTACCGCTCGCTGGCCGAAGACCTCGACAGCCTCGGAACCGGCCTGACTCGCACCCGCGCTCATGAAATGCTGCACCGGGTCGAGCAGAGCGGGACGACCTGGTCGGCGGTATATGATCCGGCCGAGCGATGCCTGTATCTTTCGGTGTACCAGGATTGGGACAGAATCTATCGTCTCGCACTGCCGTAGAAGAGCCGAGCGTACCACAAAAAAAACCGGCCGAGGCACAAAGCCGCGGCCGGTGAAGATATTATAAGGAATCGACTAAAGAGTCCGCGAACTGGTATCTCCCACCTGAGCATCAACAATCGCGATTGTCGCCAGATCAACGATCTGGTTGACATCGCTGGTCCGATGCAGAACATACACCGGCTTACGCAGTCCCATCAGGATCGGTCCGACAGCCTGGAAGCCACCCATTCGCTGAGTCAGCTTGTAGGCGATATTACCGGCACTCAGATTGGGGAAAATAAACACGTTGGCCTGTTCCTTGAGCTTTGAGAACGGGAAATGCCGTTCCATAAATTCAGGCATCATGGCCGTATCGGCCTGCATCTCGCCGTCAATCTCCAGATCAGGAGCCAGTTGCTTCGCTATCCTGGTTGCTTCTGCCACCTTCTCAGATTCCGGATGAGGGGCTGAGCCGAAATTACTGAACGACAGCATTGCAATCTTCGGAGTAATATGGAAACCGTTTTTGACCACCCGCGCCGCTCCAAGAGCGATCTCGGCCAACTGCTCGGCGGTCGGGTTTATATTAACCGTGGTATCCGCGAAGAAATAAACTTCTCCTCGCTGTATCATCACGAACAGGCCGGACACATGCGAGACATGATCCTGGAGATCAACAATCTGCAGAGCCGGGCGCAGGGTTGTCGGATAATCCGATTGAGCGCCCGACAACACAGCATCACAATCTCCCTGTTCGAGCATCATGAGAGCATAGTGAATGGGGTCTTTCACCATAGCGCGAGCTTTCGCCATGGTTACCCCTTTACGCTGACGCTTCTCGAACAACCGGGCAGCGTACTCTTCGCCTTTATCGGAAGTATTCGGGTTGATCAGCTTGATTCCGTCCATATCGACTTCATGTTGATCGGCCAACTCCCGGATCGCTTCCGGATTACCCAGAAGAGTAGGTGTGGCAATCCCTTCCATGGTGAGAATATGAGCCGCACGAAGTACACGCACCGATTGCCCTTCCGGGAATACGAGGTGCTTTGGACGGCGTTTGGCACGTTCTTTCATAACGCGCATGATCACCCGTCCCTTGCCGATACGGACATCCAACTGCTGCTTGTATTCTTCCATATCGATCTGACGCTGGGCAACACCACTCTCGATAGCCGCCTGTGCCACCGCCGAGGCCTCCCAGACCAGGATACGCGGATCGAACGGCTTCGGGATGATATAATCCCGCCCGAACTTGAAATGGTCCACATGGTAAGCCTTGGCCACTTCTTCCGGGACATCCTGCTTGGCCAGAGTAGCCAAAGCCTTAACCGCTGCGATTTTCATTTCTTCGTTAATCGCCGTGGCATGAACATCCAGAGCACCGCGGAAGATAAACGGGAAACCCAGCACATTGTTGACCTGGTTCGGATAATCCGAACGCCCGGTCGCCATAATCAAATCTTTGCGGACTTCACTGGCGTCAATATAAGTGATTTCCGGATCCGGATTGGCCATGGCAAAAATGATCGGATCCTTGGCCATTGATTTGACCATATCTTTGGAAACCGTATTCGCCACCGATACTCCTACGAACACATCGGCGCCCTTCATAGCGTCGGCCAGAGTATGGCAATCGGTTTTGCGAACGAATTGCGCCTTGTACTGGTTGAACGAGTCACCGCGCCCTTCGTACATCACACCCTTGGAATCGACCATCAGGAGGTTTTCCGGATTCACTCCCAACGAACAGTACAGCTTGGCGCAAGCGATTCCCGCAGCGCCGGCTCCGGAGTATACGACACGAATTTTACTGATATCCTTGCCGACAATCTCAAGAGCATTGATCAAAGCAGCGGCCGAAATGATCGCCGTGCCGTGCTGATCGTCGTGGAAAACCGGGATGTTCATCGACTTCTTGAGCGTCTCTTCGATGTAGAAACACTCCGGAGCCTTGATATCCTCGAGGTTGATACCGCCGAACGTAGGTTCGAGCAGCTCACACGCCTTGATGATCTCATCCGGATTCTCGGTGTTTAATTCGATATCGAATACATCGATATCGGCAAAGCGCTTGAAGAGAACGCCCTTCCCTTCCATCACCGGCTTGCCGGCGGCAGCGCCGATATTACCAAGACCTAAAACGGCGGTTCCGTTTGAAACCACGGCCACCAGATTGCCCTTGGCAGTGTATTTATAAACGTCATTGGGATTCTTAGCGATCTCAAGGCATGGTTGAGCCACTCCCGGCGTATACGCCAAAGAAAGGTCCAACTGCGTAACGCAGGCCTTGGTGGGATTCACTTCCACTTTGCCCGGCTTGCCCTTGGCATGGTAGTCAAGAGCCTGCTGTTTAGTGATCATGACACAAATGCTCCTCTAAAGTTCCTGCTCTAAGTCGAGCAAACAATCAGTCTTAAGGTCGAGAAATATATCGCTATTAACCAGTTGTCAAGGCTAATTCGAGGCTTTAGTCAAAGGAACCGTAAAACTGCCGAATAATAGGCAACATATTGCACGAATGAAGGTTCATTGACCGAAAAATCCGCTCCGGCCGCGGTTTTTACCTGTCAGTTAACATAGGACAGCTCTTTGAAAAAAAACGAACGTATAAGCGGGATAAATCACCTGATACCCCTCAAATTTATGAGACACCATACTGATCGATGAACCGCTCGGGAGGCTAGAGCCGCCCGGGCTTGTCTCTAAATGCTATAGGGAAATAATTGGATTAAACCGACTCAACCGGCTGTTCGGACGGTACCAACAACACCTCAGTGGTGTCATCCAGGACAAGACAACCGTAAGGACGTAAAACGAACGAAAAAGATGTCCCTCGCCCGGGTATCGAATCCACCTGGCTGCGGATCTTCAACGCCGCGCAGATTCGATGCACCACCGCCAGTCCGAGTCCGGTCCCTTCCTTCTTGGTCGAGAAAAACGGTTGGTAAATACGAGCCAGGTTGGTCCGGGTAATTCCGGGACCGTCGTCAGTGACTCTTATGAGCACCTGGTTTCTTTCTTCCGGTCTTTCGAGGGAGAATTCCAACTCGTGCGGCTGGGCATCCATTGCTTCACAGGCATTGACGGCAATGTTGAGCAGTAGTTGCTTAATCAGCCCCTCATCTCCGACAACATAGACAATCGATTCGTTTGTCTGAAAACTGATTTTAATGTTCTCATGGTACGAAGGATGGTGATACACCACTTGAATGATATCCTGCACCAGATGACACAATTCCACCTTGGCCATGGTTGGCCGGTCGATTCGGGCGTACTGAAGAAACTCCGTGGTGATTTTAGAAAGGCGGTCCGACTCCTTAACGATCAAATCCATAAGGCGGGCGTTCTCACCTGCGACCTGAAGTTCTCCCTTGAGCACTTCAACCGATCCGGAGATCGCAGCCAACGGATTGCGAATTTCGTGGGCGATTGAAGCGGACAATTCGCCCACTGCGGCCAACCGATCAGCCGCGCGGACCTTTTCCTCGAGTCTTTTAGCATCCGTCAAATCCGAAAAAATGGCAATCACACCTCGTAGACGGCCCTCTTCCCCCTGGAGGCGGGAAGTCGCGAGCCCCAGCGGTGTTTTAATGCGGTGGGCATTGAGGATCGATATCTCTTTTCGGGGATACTGGGTGTTGTTTTCGATGCCGTCCATTACGGCTTCGGCTAATTGCGGCATTCGTTGGGCGAACACATCGTTACAGAGCATGCCCCGGACATCCCCTTCGCTATAACCGAGAATACGTTCGGCGGCGCGGTTGAAATAAATCAAACGGCCGTCCTGATCGACCGTGAGCAATCCGGAATTGAGATGGCGCAGGATATCGTCAGTTTCGAGGCGGGCCATGCGCAAGGCAGCCGAGGCATCGGCCAACTGACGGTCACGAATGCGCAGGCGCTCAGCCAGGAAACCGGCTATGAAGGCAATCAGGTAAAAAATCAGCAGGTGCAGAAAAACCGAGTAGAAAATCGAGTCCTGCGCCTGCAGAAGCGCATCCAGACCGCGTAATCCGGACTCTCCGGGGATATCGGAAAACTCGATGCCCAGCCAGATGATGAAAACATCTCCGAGCGAAGCCAGCGATGCAACGATCAACGTACCGATCAGATTATAAGCCAGAGCCGCTGAAACGATAGTTAGCAGAAACAGTGCAAAGAAAGGAGAATTGACATTACCGGTGGTGTAAACGATTCCGGTTTCAATGGCGATCTCAAACAGGAACTGCAACGCTACCGTTACCGTTCTCGCGGAATTTACCGGATAGCGCCGGTGCAGACCGAATAGAACCGCCACAGCCAGCGTTGCGATCGAATAGAGAATGAACGGTACCCGCAAATAGTGCGGGTAGTCCATCCAGAAAACCACGACCACGAAAAGAATTACATAACTGGCCAGACGAAGCGGCAGGAGCCAACCGGGGCGCTTATGGTTGATCGCTCTTTCCATAATAGCCAACGGCGCCCGGTCAGGGCGCCGTTGGGTCTCTTTTCTATCGTTGATCCTTTTAACTAATTCGAGACCAACTAGATCTTGCCGATGATGTCGAACATCGGGAGGTACATGGCAACCATAATACCACCGATAGCGATACCCATAACGACAATAACGATCGGTTCGATCACTGAAGTCAGCGCCTGGACGGCCTCATCGACCTCTTCATCGTAGAAGTCGGCGATTTTGTTAAGCATTTCATCCAGTCCGCCGGTCTTTTCACCGACCGAGATCATCTGTGTCACCATGGGTGGAAACACTCCCGACTCTTTCAACGGGCCGGTGATAGTATCTCCCTCGGCAATTGCCATGACTGACTTGTTAATGGCATTCGAGATAACCAGGTTTCCGGCGGTTTTGGCTGTAATCTCCAACGCCTCCAGAATCGAAACACCCGAAGAAAGCAACGTAGCCAGCGTGCGGGTAAACCGCGCTACCGCCGACTTACGCACCAGGTTACCCAATACCGGCATCTTGAGCAGAGTCTTATCGATATTGAGCGCCCCGGCCGGAGTTTTACGCCACCAGAATAAACCGACGACAAGACCGATGAATCCTGCCATCAGATAAAGGAAATTGGCCTGGAGGAAATTCGAAATACCCAATACGATCTGTGTCGGCTTCGGCAGTTCGGAACCGAGTCCGGAGAACATTTTGGCGAAGACCGGAACGATGAACGTCAACATACCGATCGTCACCGCAGCTGCTACGAAAGCCACCACGGACGGGTAAATCATAGCGCCCTTGACCTTGCGTATCAGCTTGTCGGCTTTTTCACGATAGACGGCAAGACGAACGAGAATCGCATCGAGGGCGCCGCCGACCTCACCCGCTTCGACCATATTGGTATAAAGCTGATCGAAAATTTTGGGGTGACGCGCAAGCGCCTCACTCAAAGTAGCACCGCCCTGGACGCCGTCTTTGACCTGGCCGATAACCTTGGCCAGTTCCCTGCTCTCGGTCTGCGCGGACAGAATCTCAAGGCATTGAACCATCGGCAAACCGGCGCCGATCATGGTAGCGAATTGACGCGTGAAACGTGAAACATCGATCTTCTTAACCCCGGTACCGAACTTGATCTTAATTTCCGGAGCTTTTTTGCTTATGGAATTGACCAGAATGCGGTTCTGCCGCAACACTCGTTCCAGGTCAGCCTTACTCTTGGCTTTTAGCTCACCCTGGACGGCCGCCCCCGCAAGGGTTTTTCCTTTGTATACAAAAACCGGCATTTGTTAAATCCTTTCTATCGCTTGACGCTCTAGGTAAACGCCGGGGATTTATGTTTCGAGAGCATCTCACCCAATTCCTGGGTATTGGAACTGTAGCTCATCGCATCGTTGAGTGAGATCTTGCCGCCCTGGACAAGCTCCATCAACGACTGGTTCATCGTTTTCATCCCGTATTTCTGACCCGACTGAATCATGGAGTACATCTGGTGCACTTTATCGTCGCGAATCAACGCTCGAATAGCCGGTGTCGCTACCATGACTTCGAGTGCAACCACGCGCCCGCCGCCGATCTTGGGAATCAGACACTGCGACACGATCGCCTGGAGCGAGAACGACAACGAAATACGGATCTGCTCCTGTTGGTTGGTCGGGAACGAGTCGACGATACGGTTAATCGACTCCGCCGCTGAATTGGTGTGCAACGTCGCGAACGCCAAATGGCCCGTTTCCGCAATCGATAGTGCCGCCTCGATCGTTTCGAGATCGCGCATTTCACCCACCAACACCACATCAGGATCCTCACGCAGCGCGTACTTGAGAGCCGATGCGAACGAGTTGGTATCGGAGTATACTTCACGCTGGTTAACCAGAGCCGTTTGATGGCGGTGCAGGTATTCGATCGGGTCCTCGACGGTGATAATATGCACCGGACGTTCTTTGTTGATCTTGTCGATCACCGATGCCAGAGTAGTCGATTTACCCGAACCGGTCGGTCCCGTTACGAGTACCAGACCGCGCGGCAAGGTGGCAAAGGTCGAGATTACTTTGGGTAATTGAAGTTCTTCGAAAGTTCTGATCTCGTATGGAATCTGCCGGAGAACCACAGCAATGTTGCCGCGCTGCATGAACATATTGCAGCGGAAACGACTCATCGATTCGATACCGAAAGAGAAATCCAACTCCGAGTTCTGTTCGAATTTGAGTTTCTGTTTCTCATTGAGCATCGTGTAAGCTATTTTTTTGGTCTGTTCGCTGGTTAACAGATCGTAGTTCAGACGCTGCAGCTTGCCGTCTACGCGCACAACGGGCGGTGATCCGACGGTCAAATGAAGATCTGAAGCGTCCATTTTGACCATTTCTTCCAGCAGCTCTCTCAGAGATACCATGCAAGTTACTCCAGAATGTTTGTAGTCAACGGGCCTATAAGGGCGTCTTCTCTCTATATCGGCTTGAAGGACTGCTTTCTTGAACGCCAAAACACCGGTTATGACCGGATAAACTGTTGGGGGATAAGACGGTTGTGGAGAGACTATTACTCGTTGGTCGAGGTCGTGGCAAAGACCTCATCGATTGATACAATCCCGGCCTTCATCTTCTCGACCGCGCACATCCGAAGGCTGAACATTCCCTCTTCCTGGGCAACGCGCCGGATCTCCGTATCCGAAGCTTTGTCCAATATCAGGGACTCAACCTTTCGGGAAATGGGCATAACCTCGTAGATACCGGTTCGGCCGGAGAGACCGGTTCCGTTGCATTCATCGCAACCCTTGCCTTTGAAAGCCCTGATATTACGAAGCAAGTCCTTGGGGACCATAAGACTCTGCACCTGCTCAGGGGTCAGATTGACCTCCTCCTTACAGTGCTGGCAAATCTTGCGCATCATACGTTGTGCCATAATCAGTTTGGTTGCCGAAGCTACCAGATAGAACGGCACGCCCATGTCAATCAGACGGCTAATGGACGAAGGAGCATCGTTGGTATGGAGGGTAGAGAATACCAGGTGACCGGTCAGAGCGGCTCGAATGGCGATCTCGGCCGTTTCACCGTCACGAATTTCACCGACCATGATAATGTCGGGGTCCTGACGTAAGAACGATCTCAGCGCAGCTGCGAAGGTCATCCCTATGTTCGATTTGACGGCCACCTGATTGATGCCGTCGAAGTTGAACTCAACCGGGTCCTCAGCGGTCATGATGTTCACGTCGATCGTATTCAGCGTCTTCAGCGCCGAATACAGCGTGGTCGTTTTACCGGAACCGGTCGGTCCCGTTACCAGGATGATGCCGAACGGCAGGTGAATCGCCTTGTCGAACTTGCCCAGGTCTTCCTTACGGAAACCTAACTGGGTGAGATCGACCCGCAGGGCCTGCGGATCCAGAATACGCATAACCACCTTCTCACCGAAGATAGTCGGCAGTACCGAAACACGCAGGTCAACGGTTCGCCCGTGAATCTTGAGCTTGATACGGCCGTCCTGCGGCAGACGCCGTTCAGAGATATCCAGCTCAGCCATGATTTTCACGCGCGAGACGATAGCCGCACGATACTTGAACGGCAGCGGCGCCATTTCACGCAAATCGCCGTCGATACGATAACGAACCCGAATCCGTTTCTCGTACATTTCGATGTGAATATCCGAAGCCCCCAGACGGATAGCATCAGACAGGATCGAGTCCACCAGCTTGACCAGCGGCTTATCTTGAATAGCCGAGAGCAGATCCGATTCCGAGGGACCATCTTCATCGGTGCCGACCACCTCGAGGTCGGGATCTTCCTCAAGACCTTTAACGATCTCGGAGAGACCGCTGGAATCGGTGTAATAAGACTCAATCGCTTTCTCAATCGCCTTCTCGGGGGAAATGACCGGCTGGACGGTACAGCCGGTAATAAACTTGATGGCGTCAAGAACGTAGATGTTGTTCGGATCGCTGATCGCCACCAGCAGGTTGCGGTTGAGCTTCGAGATTGCAATGACGTTGAACTTGCGGGCAATATCGAGAGGAATCAGCTTAACCACTTCCGGATTAAGCTCGATATCCGAAAGTCGGAGGGCGCCTATTTTCAGGTGCTGTCCGACAAACTTGGCGATATCGTCTTCGGATTCGACCGCACCTATATGAACCAAAGCAGACTCGATCGTCTCATTCTTTTCCTTGACGAGTGCGAGAGCCTGCTCGGCTTGTTCGGGTGTGATCTTGCCGGCCTTGACCAGCATTGCCCCAAGTTCTGAAGACATACTTAGCCCGTTAGTGCGATGTTTCTCCGGTGGGTGTACCTAGCTCGGCGACGGCTCAGCCGTCGTCCGTTTCACTATGCTGATCAGTCCTGAAAGATATCGTCCAGACGATCCTGAGCCATTGAGGCGAAGTCGTCGGAAATACCGCTCTTGCCACCCTCCTTCTTGGCGTTCTCACGGATCTGATCAAAAACCTTGGCCAGTTCTACCGCCACTTCCTTGGCGTAAAGACGGACCATGCCGATCGTCGTCCGATCGTCGAAAACGACCACCAGGATAGAACGATCGCCTACCAGGGACATGTGAATATGATCTTTCTTTCCCTGGTGGAACAACACCGAAAACTCGTCCTCGCCCACGAGCCGAGCGATTTCCTTGGTCGAGGCAAAAGAACCGGCCAGCAACGCCGCCAGAGCGGTTGTGTCAAGCGACTGCGTGAACCCTTGTCGGGAGATCAGGTGACCA
Encoded here:
- the pta gene encoding phosphate acetyltransferase — encoded protein: MITKQQALDYHAKGKPGKVEVNPTKACVTQLDLSLAYTPGVAQPCLEIAKNPNDVYKYTAKGNLVAVVSNGTAVLGLGNIGAAAGKPVMEGKGVLFKRFADIDVFDIELNTENPDEIIKACELLEPTFGGINLEDIKAPECFYIEETLKKSMNIPVFHDDQHGTAIISAAALINALEIVGKDISKIRVVYSGAGAAGIACAKLYCSLGVNPENLLMVDSKGVMYEGRGDSFNQYKAQFVRKTDCHTLADAMKGADVFVGVSVANTVSKDMVKSMAKDPIIFAMANPDPEITYIDASEVRKDLIMATGRSDYPNQVNNVLGFPFIFRGALDVHATAINEEMKIAAVKALATLAKQDVPEEVAKAYHVDHFKFGRDYIIPKPFDPRILVWEASAVAQAAIESGVAQRQIDMEEYKQQLDVRIGKGRVIMRVMKERAKRRPKHLVFPEGQSVRVLRAAHILTMEGIATPTLLGNPEAIRELADQHEVDMDGIKLINPNTSDKGEEYAARLFEKRQRKGVTMAKARAMVKDPIHYALMMLEQGDCDAVLSGAQSDYPTTLRPALQIVDLQDHVSHVSGLFVMIQRGEVYFFADTTVNINPTAEQLAEIALGAARVVKNGFHITPKIAMLSFSNFGSAPHPESEKVAEATRIAKQLAPDLEIDGEMQADTAMMPEFMERHFPFSKLKEQANVFIFPNLSAGNIAYKLTQRMGGFQAVGPILMGLRKPVYVLHRTSDVNQIVDLATIAIVDAQVGDTSSRTL
- a CDS encoding ATP-binding protein: MERAINHKRPGWLLPLRLASYVILFVVVVFWMDYPHYLRVPFILYSIATLAVAVLFGLHRRYPVNSARTVTVALQFLFEIAIETGIVYTTGNVNSPFFALFLLTIVSAALAYNLIGTLIVASLASLGDVFIIWLGIEFSDIPGESGLRGLDALLQAQDSIFYSVFLHLLIFYLIAFIAGFLAERLRIRDRQLADASAALRMARLETDDILRHLNSGLLTVDQDGRLIYFNRAAERILGYSEGDVRGMLCNDVFAQRMPQLAEAVMDGIENNTQYPRKEISILNAHRIKTPLGLATSRLQGEEGRLRGVIAIFSDLTDAKRLEEKVRAADRLAAVGELSASIAHEIRNPLAAISGSVEVLKGELQVAGENARLMDLIVKESDRLSKITTEFLQYARIDRPTMAKVELCHLVQDIIQVVYHHPSYHENIKISFQTNESIVYVVGDEGLIKQLLLNIAVNACEAMDAQPHELEFSLERPEERNQVLIRVTDDGPGITRTNLARIYQPFFSTKKEGTGLGLAVVHRICAALKIRSQVDSIPGRGTSFSFVLRPYGCLVLDDTTEVLLVPSEQPVESV
- a CDS encoding type II secretion system F family protein; this translates as MPVFVYKGKTLAGAAVQGELKAKSKADLERVLRQNRILVNSISKKAPEIKIKFGTGVKKIDVSRFTRQFATMIGAGLPMVQCLEILSAQTESRELAKVIGQVKDGVQGGATLSEALARHPKIFDQLYTNMVEAGEVGGALDAILVRLAVYREKADKLIRKVKGAMIYPSVVAFVAAAVTIGMLTFIVPVFAKMFSGLGSELPKPTQIVLGISNFLQANFLYLMAGFIGLVVGLFWWRKTPAGALNIDKTLLKMPVLGNLVRKSAVARFTRTLATLLSSGVSILEALEITAKTAGNLVISNAINKSVMAIAEGDTITGPLKESGVFPPMVTQMISVGEKTGGLDEMLNKIADFYDEEVDEAVQALTSVIEPIVIVVMGIAIGGIMVAMYLPMFDIIGKI